From a single Solanum dulcamara chromosome 4, daSolDulc1.2, whole genome shotgun sequence genomic region:
- the LOC129886687 gene encoding uncharacterized protein LOC129886687 translates to MDSTGFHKPSSSSYSVFSHSNPSGRGRGRGLDTRDNKERSGGGGGAGSSGKDKLDALGRLLTRILRHMASELNLNMRNDGYVNVQDLLKLNLKTFANVPLRSHSVDDVKEAVRKDNKQRFGLLEENGELLIRANQGHTVKIVETESLLKPILSADEVPVCVHGTYKKNLESILEHGLKRMKRLHVHFSCGLPSDGEVISGMRRDVNVLIFLDVRKALEDGMKLYISENRVILTEGIDGVVPVKYFQKMESWPDRRPLSL, encoded by the exons ATGGACTCTACGGGTTTTCACAAACCTTCTTCTTCATCCTACTCTGTGTTTTCTCATTCCAATccaag TGGTAGAGGAAGAGGAAGGGGACTGGACACGAGGGATAATAAAGAAAGATCAGGGGGCGGTGGCGGTGCTGGCAGCTCCGGCAAAGATAAACTTGACGCTCTTGGAAGACtatt GACACGCATTTTGCGGCACATGGCCTCTGAGCTAAATTTGAATATGAGGAATGATGGGTATGTGAACGTACAAGATCTGTTAAAGCTAAACTTAAAAACATTTGCGAATGTCCCATTGAGGTCACATTCAGTTGATGATGTGAAAGAG GCCGTACGGAAGGATAACAAGCAAAGATTCGGCCTTTTGGAAGAAAATGGAGAGCTTCTGATACGTGCCAACCAAGGCCATACAGTAAAG ATAGTTGAAACTGAAAGCTTACTGAAACCAATCCTTTCAGCTGATGAAGTTCCAG TTTGTGTACACGGCACTTACAAGAAGAACTTGGAGTCAATTTTGGAGCATGGGCTCAAACGCATGAAAAGGTTACATGTTCATTTCTCATGTGGCTTGCCATCAGATGGTGAGGTAATTAGTG GAATGAGGCGAGATGTTAATGTCCTCATCTTTCTtgatgtgagaaaagctttggAAG ATGGAATGAAGCTTTATATCTCAGAAAACAGAGTTATCTTGACAGAGGGTATTGATGGCGTTGTGCCAGTGAAGTACTTCCAGAAAATGGAGTCATGGCCAGATAGAAGACCTTTGTCATTATAG
- the LOC129886686 gene encoding LRR receptor-like serine/threonine-protein kinase GSO2, producing MGFLSFLSFFILILAYPQQIVSSEAINDSTKTSLSLLMTIKESLDPKSLILSSWSANSTDPCNGSFEGIACNELGQVVNISLQGKDLTGKIPSEIGQLQSLSGLYLHFNKLHGVVPKEIANLTQLSDLYLNVNNLSGVIPPEVGNMSNLQVMQLCYNQLTGSIPNQLGALKKLSVLALQVNQLTGAIPASLGGLEMLTRLDLSFNYLFGSIPVKLADAPKLEVLDIRNNTLSGNVPQALKRLNEGFQYANNPDLCGIEFSSLKLCTVSSLNQNRPQPFEPGSNRLPTKDIPESANVRSEQMSQSRNSQTAVAVGVIALFVAVAVTGLFTFSWYRRSKQKIGGTLDSSDRRLSTDEVKEISRRSASPLISLEYSNGWDPLGKGRGGSAFSQEVFESFMYNLDEVESATQYFSETSLLGKSNFTAVYKGTLRDGSLVAIKCISKTSCKSDETEFLKGLKLLTSLKHENLLRLRGFCCSKGRGECFLIYDFVPNGNLLQYLDVKDGKGKVLDWSTRLSIIKGIARGIHYLHGNKGGKPALVHRNMSAEKVLVDQHYNPLLSDSGLHKLLADDIVFSTLKESAAMGYLAPEYTTTGRFTEKSDLYAFGMIIFQVLSGRRKITPSNHQAAELCRFEDFIDPNLWGNFVEEEAVQMAKVALLCTHESPNQRPDIEIVMQELNDLSSSKS from the exons ATgggttttctctcttttctctcttttttcatCCTAATCCTAGCATACCCACAACAAATAGTTTCTTCTGAAGCCATTAATGATAGTACTAAAACTTCTTTATCATTGCTCATGACTATCAAAGAATCATTGGACCCAAAAAGCCTCATTCTTTCATCATGGTCAGCTAATTCTACTGACCCATGCAATGGTTCTTTTGAAGGTATTGCTTGTAATGAGCTTGGACAAGTTGTTAACATTTCTTTGCAGGGCAAAGATCTTACTGGGAAAATCCCATCTGAGATTGGTCAGCTTCAAAGCTTGTCTGGGTTGTACTTGCACTTCAACAAGCTACATGGGGTTGTACCTAAAGAAATTGCTAACTTAACTCAGCTCTCAGATTTGTATCTCAATGTGAATAATCTCTCTGGTGTTATTCCTCCTGAGGTTGGCAACATGTCTAATCTTCAAG TAATGCAACTATGTTATAACCAGTTGACTGGAAGCATACCTAATCAACTTGGGGCTTTGAAGAAACTCAGTGTTCTTGCTTTGCAAGTCAATCAGTTAACTGGAGCAATTCCTGCAAGCTTGGGAGGCTTGGAAATGTTAACCAGGCTTGACTTGAGCTTCAATTATCTTTTTGGGTCGATTCCAGTAAAACTCGCTGATGCTCCTAAGCTAGAAGTTCTTGATATCAGAAATAATACCCTCTCTGGCAATGTCCCTCAAG CCTTAAAGAGACTGAATGAGGGATTTCAGTATGCAAACAACCCAGACTTATGTGGAATTGAATTTTCTTCCTTGAAACTCTGCACTGTATCTAGTCTAAACCAAAACAGACCACAACCATTTGAACCTGGTTCGAATCGTCTCCCCACAAAAGACATCCCAGAGTCGGCAAATGTGCGATCGGAACAAATGAGTCAGTCAAGAAATTCACAAACTGCTGTGGCTGTTGGTGTTATTGCACTTTTTGTTGCAGTAGCAGTAACTGGACTTTTCACATTTTCGTGGTACCGTCGTAGTAAACAGAAAATTGGAGGTACTCTTGATTCCTCTGATAGGCGACTCAGTACTGATGAGGTGAAGGAGATCTCTAGAAGAAGTGCATCACCCCTCATCAGTCTGGAATATTCCAATGGTTGGGATCCTCTGGGCAAAGGCCGAGGTGGAAGTGCTTTCTCTCAGGAAGTATTTGAGAGCTTTATGTACAATTTGGATGAAGTTGAGTCTGCCACACAGTACTTTTCAGAGACAAGCTTATTAGGCAAGAGTAATTTCACAGCTGTCTATAAGGGGACATTGAGGGATGGGTCTCTTGTTGCTATTAAGTGCATTTCCAAGACTAGCTGCAAGTCTGATGAAACTGAATTTCTCAAGGGACTAAAGCTCTTAACCTCATTGAAACATGAAAATCTTCTGAGGTTGAGAGGTTTTTGCTGTTCAAAAGGTAGGGGAGAATGCTTTCTGATCTACGATTTCGTCCCCAATGGAAATTTGTTGCAGTACCTTGACGTGAAGGATGGAAAAGGAAAGGTCCTTGATTGGTCTACCAGACTTTCTATAATTAAAGGCATCGCCAGAG GTATTCATTACTTGCATGGAAACAAGGGAGGCAAACCTGCTCTAGTCCATCGAAATATGTCAGCTGAAAAAGTACTTGTTGACCAACACTACAACCCATTGCTCTCGGATTCTGGTCTGCACAAACTACTAGCAGATGATATTGTCTTCTCAACACTCAAGGAAAGTGCTGCAATGGGCTACCTAGCTCCTGAGTATACAACCACTGGCAGGTTCACCGAAAAGAGTGATCTCTATGCATTTGGCATGATTATATTTCAGGTTCTCTCCGGGAGACGTAAAATCACCCCTTCTAACCATCAAGCGGCAGAGTTGTGCAGATTTGAAGACTTCATTGATCCGAATCTTTGGGGCAACTTTGTTGAAGAGGAGGCAGTTCAGATGGCAAAGGTTGCTCTACTTTGCACGCACGAGTCACCAAATCAGAGGCCAGACATTGAAATTGTCATGCAAGAACTCAATGATTTATCCTCCAGCAAGTCATGA